The sequence TTCATATTCACAACTATCTGAATCTAAAAATGCATAAATAGAAATTGTTTTTGCAACTATTGACTTTATAAATTCAAATGAATTAATTTTATTATTTTTTAAAAATACAACTTGTTCTAATTCATCTATAAAAAAATTATATAAAATTGGGCAATTTGAAGCTAAAATAGTTATGCTTTTTTCATTAATTAAATTTTTAATGTCATTAATTAACTGTCACAAAGAATTAATAGTACCATATAACTCCGGCTGATCAATAATAAAAACTACAGGACGAAGTTTATCATTTATATCACTATATTTAACTAAAATATTTAATAACAATATTCTTAAATGATATGAACTATACTTAGTTGCATCAATTAATAACTCTTCATTATTATAAATATCAAACTTTAATAATTTATCAATAAATCCCTCAATAGAAACATTAGAAAAATTTGATTTTAAAAGTAATGAAGAATTAATTAATGTATTATTATTAGAAATTAAATCAGTTTCTAATAAAAGGAAATTAAATAAATCATTAATTTTCTTAATTAAATCTAAAGTTTGACTATATTTGTTGTTATTTAAAATAATCTCATTTATTGATTTAATTAACTTATTTCGAAAATCTGAAGTTTTGATTAGTTTAATTTCTTC is a genomic window of Spiroplasma syrphidicola EA-1 containing:
- a CDS encoding OLD family protein, with protein sequence MEYKLISFKDQNKEIQTFKLYDNKLLIMGDNNSGKTRLLNKLSNGFLGKDSTFHIDDKQIGFGDYQVVYLKEKMELVEEIKLIKTSDFRNKLIKSINEIILNNNKYSQTLDLIKKINDLFNFLLLETDLISNNNTLINSSLLLKSNFSNVSIEGFIDKLLKFDIYNNEELLIDATKYSSYHLRILLLNILVKYSDINDKLRPVVFIIDQPELYGTINSLWQLINDIKNLINEKSITILASNCPILYNFFIDELEQVVFLKNNKINSFEFIKSIVAKTISIYAFLDSDSCEYEVFLKDLSYVLTDEDIVFEKNKYLKNNMFFILHAINCKKLFLKISAINLFNITNDMFCLELSKENIIFVYLFLKNLDIELILENDIKIFFDKCNWLFN